GTTCTTTTCCATACGATCCACTAAATCAGTTGTCGTACTACATGCTAAAAACATTTTATTAGAAAGCTCTCCAATTGTTAAGTCACCATTTTCCCATAACCATTGTAGGGCAACAAACTGAGGTGGTGTTATATGATAGTCATTTAAAATTTCTCGACCTTTTTGTTTAATAATTCCTGATATATGACGAAGTGCCTTTTCAAGATCAGATACCGTTTGTGTTTTATCAATTCCTTGATTTATGCTCAACTTTAACCCTCTCTAAACCATTATAATGTTATCTTTTTATATCAATGTTATTTTCCCTGTTTTTTTAATAAATTGCAAGTTACATATTTTTTAACAAATGATTGATTAAACAAGAACAATTATCTTTTTATCATACCCTATATATAAATTTTAATCATTTTTTATAAAGTAATAACCGGCTCCCTTTATGAAAAGGATAGCCGGTATTGGTTAGAGCTCGAGTTCACCCATTCGAAGGAGCTCAACAACCGCTTGAGAGCGTCCCTTAACACCAAGCTTTTGCATCGCATTTGAGATATGATTTCGAACCGTTTTTTCACTTATAAAGAGCTCGCTAGCAATCTCTTTCGTCGTTTTGTCTTGAACTAACAATTCGAATACTTCTCTCTCTCTTTTCGTGAGTAGTGGCTTTGATTGAAACTCTTTCTCTTTCAAGTATTGTAACCCTCCTTGCTAAGGTGAGAGGTGAGAGCTGATCTAACGGATGGGTATATATTTAGTCAACATATACTATGTGTAACCGAAGAGGACTGTGACAGATTCAGAACGGAAAAGATGTTTAACTGCGTCCATTTTATTAGTTCGTTATAGCTTCATATGCTGTTAAACATTTTTTATCTTCTTCAGACCATGGAACACTCTTTCCTGTTCGCTGTGAAATCTGTACAATTGTTCCTCGGCCAACAAAAATACTCTCCCTATGATCGTTTACTCCTAAGTAATGCAAATCAACCGAAGATGTGCCTATAC
This genomic stretch from Metabacillus sp. B2-18 harbors:
- a CDS encoding MarR family winged helix-turn-helix transcriptional regulator codes for the protein MNQGIDKTQTVSDLEKALRHISGIIKQKGREILNDYHITPPQFVALQWLWENGDLTIGELSNKMFLACSTTTDLVDRMEKNQLVIRVKDTHDRRIVRIHLLAEGERIIEEVIQKRQNYLRDMLVNFEEEELVALEKSLIKLQQEMS
- the gerE gene encoding spore germination transcription factor GerE, with the protein product MKEKEFQSKPLLTKREREVFELLVQDKTTKEIASELFISEKTVRNHISNAMQKLGVKGRSQAVVELLRMGELEL